A part of Fusarium graminearum PH-1 chromosome 3, whole genome shotgun sequence genomic DNA contains:
- a CDS encoding ATP-citrate synthase subunit 1 has protein sequence MAAASSNSLSANDNIQRFTASSRPLSPLPDHALFTDKTRCLVYGLQPRAVQGMLDFDFICKRSKPSVAGIVYTFGGQFVSKMYWGTSETLLPVYQQVGKAMEKHPDVDVVVNFASSRSVYSSTMELMEYSQVKTIAIIAEGVPERADPECKILVLLGEVGGVEEYKVIEAVKQGVITKPIVAWAIGTCASMFKTEVQFGHAGSFANSQLETAKMKNEQMKEAGFHVPATFEDLPSTLKKVYDDLVSQGTIVPQPEPVVPKIPLDYSWAQELGLIRKPAAFISTISDDRGQELLYAGMPISDVFKEDIGIGGVMSLLWFRRRLPPYASKFLEMVLMLTADHGPAVSGAMNTIITTRAGKDLISSLVAGLLTIGSRFGGALDGAAEEFTRAFDKGLSPRDFVDSMRKANKLIPGIGHRIKSRNNPDLRVELVKEYVLNNFPSHKLLDYALAVETVTTSKKDNLILNVDGCIAVCFVDLVRNCGAFSAEEAEDYLKMGVLNGLFVLGRSIGLIAHFLDQKRLRTGLYRHPWDDITYLLPNLREAGAPGAEGRVEVSL, from the exons ATGGCTGCCGCTTCCTCTAACAGCCTGTCGGCCAACGACAACATTCAGCGATTCACGGCTTCCAGCCGGCCGTTGAGCCCCCTTCCTGACCACGCTCTCTTCACCGACAAGACGCGATGCCTCGTCTACGGTCTCCAGCCTAGAGCCGTCCAGGGCATGCTCGACTTCGACTTCATCTGCAAGCGATCCAAGCCCTCTGTCGCCGGTATTGTCTACACCTTTGGCGGCCAATTCGTCAGCAAGATGTACTGGGGAACCAGCGAGACTCTGCTGCCTGTCTACCAGCAGGTTGGAAAGGCCATGGAGAAGCACCCCGACgtcgatgttgtcgtcaaCTTTGCTTCTTCCCGAAGTGTCTACAGCTCTACCATGGAGCTCATGGAGTACTCCCAGGTCAAGaccattgccatcattgctgaAGGTGTCCCTGAGCGA GCCGATCCCGAGTGCAAGatccttgtcttgcttgGCGAGGTCGGTGGTGTCGAGGAGTACAAGGTCATCGAGGCCGTCAAGCAGGGCGTCATCACCAAGCCTATTGTCGCCTGGGCCATTGGTACCTGCGCCAGCATGTTCAAGACTGAGGTCCAGTTCGGTCACGCTGGTTCTTTCGCCAACTCTCAGCTTgagactgccaagatgaagaacgAGCAGATGAAGGAGGCTGGTTTCCACGTCCCTGCCACCTTTGAGGATCTCCCATCcaccctcaagaaggtctACGATGACCTCGTCTCCCAAGGCACCATCGTTCCCCAGCCCGAGCCCGTTGTTCCCAAGATTCCTCTCGATTACTCTTGGGCCCAGGAGCTTGGTCTCATCCGAAAGCCCGCtgccttcatctccaccatTTCCGATGACCGTGGTCAAGAGCTTCTCTACGCCGGCATGCCCATCTCCGACGTTTTCAAGGAGGATATCGGCATTGGTGGTGTCATGTCTCTGCTGTGGTTCCGCCGCCGTCTCCCCCCCTATGcttccaagttccttgaGATGGTTCTCATGCTCACTGCTGACCACGGTCCTGCCGTTTCCGGTGCCATGAACACTATCATTACCACGCGTGCGGGCAAGGATCTAATTTCTTCCCTCGTGGCAGGTCTTTTAACAATCGGCAGCCGATTTGGTGGTGCTCTTGACGGTGCTGCTGAGGAGTTCACCCGTGCCTTCGACAAGGGTCTCAGCCCCCGCGATTTCGTCGATAGCATGcgcaaggccaacaagctcattCCTGGTATTGGTCACCGTATCAAGTCCCGAAACAACCCCGATCTCCGTGTCGAGCTTGTTAAGGAGTACgtcctcaacaacttccCCAGccacaagcttctcgactACGCCCTTGCTGTTGAGACTGTCACCActtccaagaaggacaaccTCATTCTCAACGTTGACGGTTGCATTGCTGTTTGCTTCGTTGATCTTGTCCGCAACTGCGGTGCTTTCTCTgccgaggaggctgaggacTACCTCAAGATGGGTGTTCTCAACGGTCTCTTCGTCCTCGGCCGAAGCATTGGTCTTATTGCCCATTTCCTTGACCAGAAGCGTCTGCGAACTGGACTTTACCGTCATCCCTGGGATGACATCACTTACCTCCTCCCCAACCTTCGGGAGGCTGGTGCCCCTGGTGCTGAGGGCCGCGTTGAGGTTTCTCTGTAA